From the Lathyrus oleraceus cultivar Zhongwan6 chromosome 3, CAAS_Psat_ZW6_1.0, whole genome shotgun sequence genome, the window TTTATTAAGcattaaatatatattttttgttgATGATAGATCTAAGCTATACCTTCAATGCAAAGAAAGGGGTGATATATATTTCTGGCAGGGTAGATTCACCTAAAATAATGAAGATGATAAACAAGCATGAGAATACAGTGAAGCTTTGTTGGATGAAGAGTGTGAAACAATATCCACCTATGCATATGCCTATGTATGGTGGAGGTTATGTACCATACCAAAGAGGATTCTACCCTCCTCCTCCTCCTATATCAGTGCCCTATTATCATTATCAGTATAATAACTATGATCCCATGAATGGCCCTCAGCAACATGGTTATCCTCCACAATTACCTTATTATTACTAGTATTACTGTTGGAAAATTTGAAGATGAAGGCAAAGATGGCAACTCTTAAGTAAATCTGCATGCTGACAGAGACTTCTTGTAAGCAGAAGACTTTGAAGAGAGATATTTGAAGCCCTAAATGTGCAGGTTGACAACGATGGATTGTTATTTCTTGAACGTTTTAATAAACAATTGTATGAAAACATATTTTCTGTCATTCCTTATTTCCTTTGTTAGCTTTTGGTTATATAGAAGTTCCATAAAGACGAATATGTGTAACAGAAAATCTCAAAGGAAAATAATAAATGAATTGTGAATTGAAAAGACAAATATGTGTGATTTTTACTTGTGTATGAAAACTCTTGAAACTTAGTGTAAGAAATTCATAAGATAAGGATACAAAGCATCGTCATCGTAATTCTTGAAGCCAGTAACAGCCACAGAGAGCGATCCATAAAAAGAAGAGAGACTATCCAATTTATCATCGGAAACTTCGTCTTCCTCCTCAATATCCGAAGCTAAATCCAGACAACAAAATGAATTACTATCAAAATTTGAACAGAAAATTACCCGTCCGGAAAAAAAGCTCAACTAAAATTGAATTTTAGAAAAATACCTGGAACGTAGCCATGGTAGGTTTTAAGATGATCTTCGAGTTGGAGCATATTGTTAGAACAAAAGATTGTTCAAGAATAAAGAAGAGAGACTAATGAAGAAATCCATTATATTATGAAAAGTGAAAGGTGTTATATAGTACTTATAATTCTACTTCATTACATGCTTATTTATAGACAAGTAACAAAACTTATCTATTATAAGATGTATTTGTGAGTCAAATACATACTACTTCCTTTTGACTACAACAAGTAGTATTTGACTCTATCGAATACGGCTAACATACTTCAACAACGTGATGTTGTATTCGACTCTGTCAAATGCAGTTTACATACATCATATACTGTATATTGTATTCGATAGAATCGAATACAATTTACATCAACTAAATTAAACACTGCATCAGCTTCTAAATAATGAATTACTACGTCTAACACATCATCTAATTCATCTTTTATAGACTTCTTATCTCAATGTTATTCTTTAAACTCATCAAAATTGATATTCTTCGATGACTTGGTGAGTATGTTAGCTAGTTTCAATTCTGACTTCCAATGTTCCAATTCAAATTTTTCCTTATTTATTTGATCCATAATAAAATGATACATGTGTTTACTCTTACCATGACATTTAGGGTGATTTGCTAGGTCCATCGCTGATTTGTTGTCTACAAACAACTTTATCTTCCTAGGTTCCATTATCTTGAGCTCTTTGAGTAACATCTTTATCCACAATCTTGGCATGTTGCATATGATGCAACTACATACTCACGTGAGGATAATGCTACAACACTGTGCTTTCTTGAGCTCCAAGAGATTGGAGCACTTCCAATCATAAATAGGTAGCATGCAATACTCTTCTTCTCACCTTGATCTCCACTTAAATCTGAGTTAGTGTAGCCATGTACCTTTGCATTTGTGTTGGTGTTCTTTTGCCCCGGCATCAACACACCATAATCAATTGTGCTATTTATG encodes:
- the LOC127125484 gene encoding uncharacterized protein LOC127125484, which translates into the protein MFSTMTCALKVNTNCEEWSETISKILEEIKDLSYTFNAKKGVIYISGRVDSPKIMKMINKHENTVKLCWMKSVKQYPPMHMPMYGGGYVPYQRGFYPPPPPISVPYYHYQYNNYDPMNGPQQHGYPPQLPYYY